In the Candidatus Eisenbacteria bacterium genome, ACCCTTGGCGGCTTCGTTCGGGCTCTCGATCGCCCTCTTGTAGTACTCGATCGCCTCCGGGAGACGGTTTTGCTTTTCCGCGACCTTTCCAAGACCGATAAGGGCGACCCCGGACGTCGGCACGATCTCCATCTCCTTCCGGTACTCCTCCTCCGCCTCCGCGAAGCTCCCCCGCGCAAGGGCAATCTCCCCGAGGCGCGCGTGCACCCTCTGGGCGTGCGGGTCCGCATCGAGAACCGAGTGAAGGATCTCGGCCGCCTCGTCCGCCCTCCCCAGCCGGAGGAGAGCGTAGGCGCGGTTGCTGAGCGTGGGGAGGGTCCTCGCTCCCAACTGGATCGCCTTCGTATACACGCTCTCCGCGCGCGCGGCGTCCCCCATCGCGAGGAACCCGTCCCCGATCGAGGCGAGAATGCGCGGGCTCGCCGGGTCCTCCTTCTCCAAATCGACCAACGCCTGGAGCCCTCCCGGGAAGTCTCCCCGGTCGAACAGGTTGAAGGACGCGAAGTACTTCCTGAGAAGGTCGATCCGATCCTTTGGATCCGGAAGATCTTTGTACGAAATTTCTTCGTCGACCTCCGCTTCTCCCGCGAGGTAGCCGAGCGCCTCGAGTTTCCGCCGAGTCTCCTCGTCGACGGTGATCCCGTCGGTCTCTCCGCGGCGCCGATTGTCCTCCGCGATGATCTCCTCCAGTAGAGCCCGCATCTCCGCGGCGATCTCAGGCCTCTCCGCGATCCGGTTCGCGGTCTCCCCCGGATCGACGGCGACCTCGTAGAGCTCCTCCCTCGGGAGAAGGATGAACTTCCACTGGTCGTTGGAGACCGCGCGCACCTCGCTCCACCCGAAATCCTCCCGCGAGGAGATCGACTCGGCGTAGTGGACGAGCCCGAGCGGCGCGTCCGGATCGAGGAGGAGGGGAACGAGGCTCACCCCCTCCGCCTCGGGCATCCCCGGAAGGCCGAGGAGGTCGAGGATGGTCGGGGCGGCGTCTACCATCCGGACGATGCTCTCCACCACCGTCCCCCGCCGGAACGGCTTCTCGCGGAAGGCAGGATGATCGGGCCACCGGATGATGAACGGCACGCGGATCGTCGATTCATACGTGAAGGTTCCGTGCGTCACCTCGCCGTGGTCTCCGAGCCCCTGCCCGTGATCCCCGACGAGAACCACGAGGGTCTCTTCCGCGAGCCGGAGCCTCTCGAGCGCGTCGAGGAGACGCCCGATCTCACGGTCGGTGTACGCGATCTCTCCGTCGTACAGGTTCGAGGCGTAACGCGTGAGGAACGGCTCCGGAGGTTCGTACGGCTGGTGCGGATCGAAGAGATGGACGAAGAGGAAGAACGGCTTCCCCTCCTTCTTCTCCAGCCACCGGATCGCGCGGTCGATCGTGACCTCCGCGCGCACCTCGGGGATCCCTCTTTGGAGCGGGGACTCCCTCTCCGGGGGGAGGGAATCGACGTACGTGTCGAACCCGCGTGCGAGGCCGAAACGGGCGTCGAGGACGAACGCGGAGACGAACCCCGCCGTCCGATACCCTTCCGCGCGGAGCCTGTCGGCCAGCGTCTCCTTCCCCTCGGGGAGGCGGTACGTCCCGTTGTTCCGCACCCGGTGCCTGTAGGGGAACTGGCCGGTGAGCATGCTCGAGTGCGAGGGGAGCGTGAGCGGAGCGACCGACGCCGCGCGGGCGAAGCGGACCCCCTCGGCCGCGAGCTTGTCCATCCGAGGCGTCTCGATTTCTTTATATCCATAGCATCCGACGTGGTCCGACCGGATCGTGTCGATCGAAAGAAAGAGGACCGAGAGACCGGTCCGAGCGGACGGGGCGCCGTCCGGCTTCTGCTCGCGGACGTCCGCCCGGTCCCCGGCCGGCTTCTCCCCGCCCCCTCCGCAAGCCAAGGCGGAGACGAGAACCACAAGGACGATCGCAAGGCTTCTTCGGATCAACGGGATCCTCCTTCCCGCCCCTCGGCCAGGGCGGCTTCGGCCATCCGGATGTTCGCGATCACCGGGCTCTCCGGATCATAGTCGAGAATCGTCCTCCACGCCTCGATCGCCGCGTCGACCTCTCCTTTGTGAAAGCGGAGAAGACCGATGTTGTTCCAGGCCGCGGAGTGGCGCGGGTCGATCTCCACCGCCCGCCGGTACTCCCGCATCGCCTCCTCGTCGCGCTCCTCCTTCTCGAGAAGATCGCCGAGGCGGTTGTGGAGATCCGCCGTGGACCCGATCCGCGCGATCGCCTCGCGGACCGTCCGCTCCGCCTGCGGGAGGTCCCCCCCCCGCTCGAGGGCGTTCACGAGGTTCCGAACGATCCTCTCGTTCCTCGGGTCCATCTCCACGGCGGCGGCGTACTCCGCGGCCGCCTCGCCGAAGCGGCCCATGTCGTAGAGCGCGTTCCCGAGGTTATAGAGGAACTCGGGCGACGCGGGCCGGAGATGGATCGCCTCGCGGTACTCCTCCACCGCCTTCTCGTTCTCCCCGAGCGAATGATACACCGTGCCGAGGTTCGCGCGAGCCTCCGCGAACGCGGGGGAGCCTCGGATCGCTGCTCGGTACTCCTCCGCCGCATCGGCCGCTCTTCCCTCCAGCTGCAGGAGGCGCCCGAGCCCGTAGTGCGCCGTCGGGT is a window encoding:
- a CDS encoding sulfatase-like hydrolase/transferase, whose translation is MIRRSLAIVLVVLVSALACGGGGEKPAGDRADVREQKPDGAPSARTGLSVLFLSIDTIRSDHVGCYGYKEIETPRMDKLAAEGVRFARAASVAPLTLPSHSSMLTGQFPYRHRVRNNGTYRLPEGKETLADRLRAEGYRTAGFVSAFVLDARFGLARGFDTYVDSLPPERESPLQRGIPEVRAEVTIDRAIRWLEKKEGKPFFLFVHLFDPHQPYEPPEPFLTRYASNLYDGEIAYTDREIGRLLDALERLRLAEETLVVLVGDHGQGLGDHGEVTHGTFTYESTIRVPFIIRWPDHPAFREKPFRRGTVVESIVRMVDAAPTILDLLGLPGMPEAEGVSLVPLLLDPDAPLGLVHYAESISSREDFGWSEVRAVSNDQWKFILLPREELYEVAVDPGETANRIAERPEIAAEMRALLEEIIAEDNRRRGETDGITVDEETRRKLEALGYLAGEAEVDEEISYKDLPDPKDRIDLLRKYFASFNLFDRGDFPGGLQALVDLEKEDPASPRILASIGDGFLAMGDAARAESVYTKAIQLGARTLPTLSNRAYALLRLGRADEAAEILHSVLDADPHAQRVHARLGEIALARGSFAEAEEEYRKEMEIVPTSGVALIGLGKVAEKQNRLPEAIEYYKRAIESPNEAAKGYYHLGLAYEKAGEIERAVDQYRKALHSDPTLVEAYYNIAILAKKRGDRRLAAEYLNKSVEVNPRFAKGLYGIGNLLREEGKHREAAEQYRLALQFDRRDPDIYLNLGVAEAAHGNLAQAIEAWEKASLAAPDSPSAATARENIRSARANMEGVQ